One Luteolibacter flavescens DNA window includes the following coding sequences:
- the nrdR gene encoding transcriptional regulator NrdR, with the protein MRCVQCGSFKDKVLDSRMSKDGTTIRRRRECLGCNYRYTTYEQIERTELRVVKRDGAREAVNREKIMSGLVKACEKRPVSMDRLDRAVDEILTELHQDHVSEVPSSVIGAKVMDKLHQIDPVAYVRYVSVYRQFEDVGEFIREIQALERRPSRDPMQRRLFKD; encoded by the coding sequence ATGCGGTGTGTTCAATGCGGATCTTTCAAAGACAAGGTGCTCGACTCGCGGATGTCGAAGGACGGCACCACGATCCGCCGCCGCCGCGAATGTCTCGGATGCAACTATCGCTATACCACCTACGAACAGATCGAGCGCACCGAGCTGCGCGTGGTGAAGCGCGATGGAGCACGCGAGGCGGTGAACCGGGAGAAGATCATGAGCGGCCTGGTGAAAGCCTGCGAGAAGCGTCCCGTCTCGATGGATCGCCTCGACCGCGCCGTTGACGAAATCCTCACCGAACTTCACCAGGATCACGTATCAGAAGTGCCATCGTCCGTCATCGGGGCCAAGGTGATGGACAAGCTCCACCAGATCGACCCCGTCGCCTACGTCCGCTACGTCTCGGTTTACCGCCAGTTCGAGGACGTCGGTGAATTCATCCGTGAGATCCAGGCCCTGGAACGCCGCCCCTCCCGCGACCCCATGCAACGCCGCCTCTTCAAGGACTGA
- a CDS encoding histidine triad nucleotide-binding protein translates to MEKTLFQKICDREIPGTIVHEDDLCVCFHDINRGAPMHLLLVPRKPIPRIAEAAAEDQALLGHMLLTAPKIAREQGFAEDGFRLVINCGKNGGETVPHLHIHILGGRQMEWPPG, encoded by the coding sequence ATGGAAAAGACCCTGTTTCAGAAGATCTGCGACCGCGAGATCCCCGGAACCATCGTTCACGAGGACGACCTCTGCGTGTGCTTCCACGACATCAACCGCGGGGCCCCGATGCACCTGCTGCTGGTGCCGCGCAAGCCGATCCCACGGATCGCGGAAGCGGCCGCGGAGGACCAGGCGCTGCTCGGCCACATGCTGCTGACCGCACCAAAGATCGCACGCGAGCAGGGCTTCGCCGAGGACGGCTTCCGTCTGGTGATCAACTGCGGGAAGAACGGCGGCGAGACCGTGCCACACCTGCACATCCACATCCTCGGTGGCCGGCAGATGGAGTGGCCGCCGGGCTAG
- a CDS encoding immunity 21 family protein, which yields MKTATSFGGPFILLPHRLAGEWSEALGDRPDTDQGLYGEVCKGTGTSFMSLIPFRGIEVLRISDVPHDLNWVPFHTGGLVIQCDFADSLEQLLDFVAAVAETEIWEERLEMNLDDTAIRIMDSCGFDGDGQPKIDVFLKPGKYRVEAGYAESETVGATIFRLSRLDSGE from the coding sequence ATGAAAACGGCTACGAGCTTTGGTGGGCCATTCATTCTCCTGCCCCATCGGTTGGCCGGAGAATGGAGTGAAGCTTTGGGGGATCGGCCGGATACTGACCAAGGTCTCTATGGAGAGGTTTGCAAAGGCACCGGCACTTCGTTCATGAGCCTGATTCCGTTCAGGGGGATTGAGGTGCTCCGGATTTCCGATGTTCCTCACGACCTGAATTGGGTTCCTTTCCATACCGGTGGGCTGGTCATCCAGTGCGACTTTGCCGACTCACTTGAGCAACTTCTGGATTTCGTCGCTGCCGTTGCTGAAACTGAAATTTGGGAGGAAAGACTGGAAATGAATCTCGATGATACTGCCATTCGCATCATGGATTCATGCGGCTTCGATGGCGATGGCCAACCGAAGATCGACGTATTCCTCAAGCCCGGGAAATACAGGGTTGAAGCAGGATACGCCGAAAGTGAGACAGTTGGGGCGACGATCTTCCGACTGAGCAGGCTGGATTCGGGAGAGTGA
- a CDS encoding HIT domain-containing protein: MKDRSRQEEAGILPAPKIAREQGFAEDGFRLVINCGKNGGETVPHLHIHILAGRQLEWPPG, encoded by the coding sequence ATGAAAGATCGGTCAAGGCAGGAAGAGGCAGGAATTCTACCCGCGCCGAAGATCGCACGCGAGCAGGGCTTCGCCGAGGACGGCTTCCGTCTGGTGATCAACTGCGGGAAGAACGGCGGCGAGACCGTGCCGCACCTGCACATCCACATCCTGGCCGGCCGGCAGCTCGAGTGGCCGCCGGGCTAG
- the rimK gene encoding 30S ribosomal protein S6--L-glutamate ligase, translating to MKILVLSRNASLYSTDALVKAAEARGHDVRVIDYLRCYMNITAHKPKIFIEGEELTADAVIPRIGASHTFYGNAVVRQFEMMGVFTVNDSVAIARSRDKLRSMQLLARKGVGLPITGFAHSTDATSELIKMCGGAPLVIKLLEGTQGVGVVLAETTNAAESVIDAFKGLRADILVQEFIKEAKGADIRCIVVDGKVVASMKRQAAEGEFRSNLHRGGTAEKVKITPEERSVAIRAAKIMGLNFAGVDLLRSNHGPVVMEVNSSPGLEGIEKSSGKPVADMVIDFIEKAAVKRPKPPKPTDK from the coding sequence ATGAAAATCCTCGTTCTCTCCCGCAATGCGAGTCTCTACAGCACCGATGCCCTGGTCAAAGCCGCCGAGGCGCGCGGGCATGATGTGAGGGTCATCGATTACCTGCGCTGCTACATGAACATCACGGCTCACAAGCCGAAGATCTTCATCGAGGGCGAGGAACTCACCGCCGATGCCGTGATCCCTCGGATCGGGGCGAGCCACACCTTCTACGGGAATGCCGTGGTGCGGCAATTCGAGATGATGGGCGTTTTCACCGTGAATGACTCGGTGGCCATCGCCCGCTCGCGCGACAAGCTGCGCAGCATGCAGCTCCTCGCTCGCAAGGGCGTCGGCCTGCCCATCACCGGCTTCGCTCACTCCACCGATGCCACCTCCGAGCTGATCAAGATGTGCGGCGGTGCCCCGCTGGTCATCAAGCTGCTCGAGGGCACCCAGGGCGTCGGCGTGGTGCTGGCTGAAACGACCAACGCCGCCGAGTCGGTGATCGATGCCTTCAAGGGGCTGCGCGCCGATATCCTCGTGCAGGAATTCATCAAGGAGGCCAAGGGCGCGGACATCCGCTGCATCGTCGTGGATGGCAAGGTGGTCGCCTCGATGAAGCGCCAGGCTGCCGAGGGCGAATTCCGCTCGAACCTCCACCGCGGCGGCACCGCCGAAAAGGTGAAGATCACTCCCGAGGAGCGCTCTGTCGCGATCCGCGCCGCCAAAATCATGGGCCTGAATTTCGCGGGTGTGGACCTGCTTCGCTCAAATCACGGGCCGGTGGTGATGGAAGTGAATTCCTCGCCGGGTCTGGAGGGGATCGAGAAGTCCTCCGGCAAGCCGGTGGCCGACATGGTCATCGACTTCATCGAAAAGGCCGCCGTGAAACGCCCCAAGCCACCGAAGCCGACGGACAAGTAA